DNA from Flavobacteriales bacterium:
CCTCGGGCTGAACACCAGCGGCCTCCTGCTGGCGCAGCGCCCGCGTCCCGAAGCCATCCGACCGGGCCCGGTGCCGTCCATCGACCGCGTGTCCACCCGGCTATGGCATCCGCAGGCGTCGCGCGCCAGCGATGCGCTGTTCGGCATCGCCGCAGGAGCCGCCGTGCTCGGGGCCATCCGCAACCAGCATGGTGAGCAGCCCTTGCTGCCGGTGGCCATCATCGCCCAGAGCACCCTCCTCTCCATCGGCCTCACCACCACCGTGAAGGAGCTGGTGCGCCGGCCCCGGCCCTACCTGCACAACAGCGATGTGCCTCCATCCCTTCATGACGCGCGCAAGGACCACCTGAGCTTCTGGAGCGGCCACACGGCCAACACGGCCGCGATCACCTTCGCTTGCGCCAGCCTGGTGCAGCACAGCGATGCCCCGCGCGGCTGGCGCACCGCCGCCTGGATCGCTGCAGCGGGCGCCCCGGCGCTCATGGGCTACCTGCGCATCCGCGCCGGCAAGCATTTCCCCACCGACGTGATCGCGGGCTATGCCGTGGGCACGGCCGTCGGCCTCGGCACCGCCTACTTTCACCGCCAACCGAAATGACCCTCGAACGAATGAGCACCATCGCCCTTGCCGTGCACGGCGGCGCAGGCACCATCGCCCGCGAATTGATGACCCCGGCCCGTGAGAAGGCCTACCGCGATGCGCTGGAGCTGGCGCTGCGGCGCGGTCATGCCGTGCTCGCCGCGGGCGGCGCCGCCCTCGATGCCGTGGAGGCCGCCGTGCGCGCACTGGAGGATTCGCCGCACTTCAATGCGGGGAGGGGCTCAGTCTTCAATGCCGACGGCCAGCACGAGATGGATGCCAGCCTGATGAGCGGCGCCGACCTGCGCGCCGGCGCCGTGGCCAGCGTGCAGAACGTGAAGAACCCGATCACGCTCGCGCGCCGCGTGATGGAGAAGAGCAACCATGTGCTCATCAGCGGGCTCGGCGCCTTCGAGTTCGCCCACAAGCAGAAGGTGGAGCTGGAGGACGACCAGTACTTCTTCGATCAGTTCCGCTACGACCAGTGGAAGGAGACCGTGGGCACCGACGTGTACAGGCTGGACCACAGCGACAAGGAGAAGAAGTTCGGCACCGTGGGCGCCGTGGCGCGCGATGCGCAGGGCCACCTCGCCGCCGCCACCAGCACCGGCGGCATGACCAACAAGAAGTGGCAGCGCATCGGCGACAGCCCCATCATCGGCGCGGGCACCTACGCCAACGATGCCACCTGCGCGGTGAGCTGCACCGGGCACGGGGAGAGCTTCATCCGCGCCGTGGCCGCGCACGATGTGCATGCGCTGATGGCCTACAAGGGGCTGTCGCTCGCCGAGGCCGTGCGGGTGGTGGTGCACGAGAAGCTGCCGCCCCTCGATGGCGATGGGGGCCTCATCGCCATGGACCGCAACGGAAGCATCGTGCTCGACTTCAACTGCTCGGGCATGTACCGCGGGCAGGTGGGCGCAGACGGGGTCTTCCAGACGGCCATCTTCCGCTAGCGCGGCGGCGCGGGCTTCGGCGGCTCGGCCGCCTTCCGCTTGAACCGCAGGTGCAGCCGCTTCTCCTTGGGCGTCTCGATCTCCTCGCCCAGCAGGTAGCCCCAGGGCTGCAGCGAGGGGATGCTGTCGCACACCACCTTCAGCATGCCGGTGATGGGGATGGCCAGCAGCATGCCCGCCACGCCCCAGAGCGCGCCGAAGCCGAAGAGGGCCACCAGGCTGGCGAGCGGGTTGATGCTCACGCTGCTGCCCACCACCTTGGGGGTGATCACGTTGTTGTCGAGGAACTGCACCACCAGCACCACGGCCAGCGCCGAGGCGGCATGCAGCGCGCTATCGCGGGTCACGAGCGCCACGAAGACCGGCAGCAGGCTGCCCGCGAGCGCCCCCACGTAGGGCACCACGTTGAGGATGGCCAGGAGGAAGCCGAGGAGCACGGCGTACTTGAGGCCGATGGCGAGGAAGCCGAGCGAGCACAGCGCGCCGAAGATGGCCGCCACGGTGAGCACGCCGCCGAGGTACTTGCGCGAGAGGCCGCTGATGCGCACCATCACGTCGAGCACCGCGCCCTCGCGCGTGGTGCCGAGCCGCAGGAAGAAGGTGCGGAAGCGGTCCTTGAGCAGCAGCAGCAGGAAGACGAAGAAGGGGATGGGGGCCACCACGGTGAGCACCGCGCCCGTGCCGGAGAAGAGCGAGAGGGCCGCCTTGCCTCCCCAGTTGGCGAATTCGCTCACGTGGGCATTGAACCAGGCGATCTGCTCGCGCCGGTCGAGTTCGGTGCGCGCCTCGATCCACCCCAGCAGCTGGTCGCCCTTGGCGGCGAAGCGCTCCTGCAGTGCGGGCAGCTCCTGCCCGAAGCGGGCCAGCTGCCAGCCGATGACGAAGAAGACGCCGAGCACCACGGCCAGCAGGGTGATGGTGGCCAGCAGCGCCGCCACCCAGCGCGGCATCACGCGCTCCATGCGCCGCGCGAAGGGGAGGAGCAGGAAGGCGAAGAGTCCGCTGGCGAGGATCAGCAGGAGGAGGTCGCGGCCGAAGTGCAGCACCGTGACGCTGAGCGCCACGGCGGCCAGCACCAGGACATACCGCAGGAGCGCATCGGTGGCGGGCATGCCCAAAGGAACGCGATCCGTCCGCCGATCAGCCGGAACTGCGGCCCGCGCGGCGCTCGCGCCACCGCGCACGCAGCCCCATCAGGCTGCGGCCGGCCTCGGCGCCCAGGCGCTCCAGCCGCTCCGGCGTGAGGAACCAGGCCAGCAGGCCCGGCAGCGCCATGCGCAGCAGGCCGCCGGCGATGCGGCCCGCATCGGGCTCCTGGCGCGCGTTGTCCGCGGCGGCATCGCGCTCCGCCGCACGACCGGGCAGGAAGATGTCGCCGAGGAGCTGCAGCCAATGCACGCCCGCAAGCGTGCGCCGCACGCCGTTGTACATCAGGTTGCGCCTGAAGACAGGGTCGGCCACGGCCTTCAGCGTGCGCTGCAGGCGCTGCCGCTCCTGTGAGCGCACGTCGCGCAGGCGCTGGATCTCAGCGTCCACCTCGGCCACCGAACGGAAGCGCTCAGCCATGGTCGTTCGCGGCGTTCACCACGGCGAGGATGATGCGGTCGCGCAGCACCCATCGCCACAGCAGGTAGAACAGAAGGAGCAGCAGCAGGAAGGAGCCCCCGGCGATGAGCATGCCCAAGGCCGGATCCTGCAGCAGCTGGCCGAGCCAGAGGCCCCAGGCCAGGCACAGGAAGGCCGCCGCGATGGTGATGAGGAAGAAAGCGACCAGCACCAGGAGCGCCCTGGCCGCGAAAGCGCCGGCCTTGCGCGATACCACCAGGCGCACGCGCGTGCCTTCGGCCCGCACCATGGCGATCACGGTGCCGGCTACGTCCTCGAAGAACTCCGCCGGCCCGGCGTCAGGCCCCGTTCCGTCAGGTCGCTCAGTTGGCCCCATGCCGGATGTGATCGGCCGCATGGCGCACGCGCTCGGCCGTGGCGTCTGTCGAGGTCTTCACGTCATCGCGGATGCGCCCGGCCAGGTCCTTGCCCTCCTCGAAGAGGAAGCGGATGAGGTCGTTCACCTCCTCCTTGGTCAGGGTGGCGGTGCTGGCAGCGCGTCCGCGCGCCTTGCCCCACTCCTCACGGGCCTTATCGATCAGCTCGTCCAGGTCGTCGCGTGCATCCTCGGCGCGCTTCACGATCCGTTCGCGCGTTTCCTTGCCGCTGCGCGGGGCCAGGAGAAGCCCCACGACAGCACCTACGGCCGCGCCTCCCAGGAAGGCCAGCAGCCCCGATCCACGTTGATGGTCCATGGTGATTGATTTGACGTGAAGATAGGGCCCTCCGTCGAGCGGCGACTGACGGCCGTCAGGAGCGCCTGCGCCGGTTCCTCACCGGAGCCACTTGCGCTCCAGCACGAAGGTGCCGAAGGGGAGCACGGAGGCCAGGCCCAGGCCGACCACGCGCTCGGCATCCCACTTCAGTTTGGTGAAGAGCGGTACGGCCGCCACCCAGTAGCCCACGAAGAGCACGCCATGCGCCCAGCCCACGTACTTCACCGCCAGCGGCATGCCCGCTATGTACTTCAAGGGCATGGCGATGAAGAGCAGGAGCAGGAAGCTGATGCCCTCGGCGAGGGCCACGGTGCGGAAGCGGCGGATGGTCGGCTCGTCGTTCATGGGGTGCAAAGGTACCCCGGCAGGCCCCGGTATCAGTAGGCGGGCGCCATGGACCGGAACACCTGCGTCCAATCGAGGCCCGCATTGCCGCTGCCCAGGCGCACCATCACCAGCTCGCGCTGCGGGTCCACGTACACGTACTGGCCCAGGATCCCCTCCGCGCAGAAGTCGCCCTCCGCCGAGGGCAGCCACCATTGGTAGCGGTAGAAGCCCGCACCGCCTTGCTCCCTGCTCGGCTTGATGCTCGTTTCCACCCAGTCGCGCGGCACGAGCTGCTCCCCGCGCCACTGGCCCTTCTTCAGGTAGAGCGAGCCGAGCTTCGCGAAGTCGCGGGCCGGGGCATTGATGCAGCAGAAGGCCTTCTCGATGCCATCCTTCTTCCGATCGATGCTCCAGGAGCTTGCGTACTCCATGCCCAGCGGCGTCCACAGCCGGTCGCTGAGGTATCGGGTGAGCGTGCGCTCATCGCCCTTCATGCGCAGGGCGCGCGTGAGCAGCAGGCCGAGCAGCTGCGTGTCGCCGCTCACATACTCCCACTTCGTGCCAGGCTCGCGCTTCAGCTTCAGCTTCAGGGTGTACTTCGTGAGGTCGCGGCCGTAGTAGAACTTGGCCACGGTGCCGAAGGGGTTCACGTAGCTCTCGGTGAAGTCGATGCCGCTGGTCATCTGCAGCACGTGCTCGATGGTGACCTTGTCGAAGCCGTGCGCCTTCAGCTCGGGGATGAATTCGGTGACCGGCTGCTGCACATCGCGGATGTAGCCGTCGGCGATGGCCGTGCCGATGAGCATGCTCACCACGCTCTTGGCCATGGAGAAGGAGGGGTGCACCTGCGCGGTGTCGTAGCCCTTGAAGTAGCGCTCGTACACGATGGTGTCGCGTCGGATCACAAGGAAGGCCACGGTGCGGTGGTCCTTCAGCCAGGTGTCGAAGGGGATCTCCTTGCCGTCCTCCACCTTGTACCGCGGTGCCTTCTCCTGCGGCGCTGCCGCATAGCGGAACGGCTCAGCCGCAGCGGCCAGGGGCCGCGACGGGAATTTCCGGTGGTCGCGGATATCGGCGAAGTTCCAGACGAAGAAGCGGCCGATGGTGCAGCCGGAGAGGAGCAGGGCCAGGGGGAGCAGCAGGGCGTAGCGCATGCGAGGACCGGTGGTGAAAGGTAGCCGGGCAGCCGGTGCCCTGGGCGCACTCAGTGCGTGCCGTGGCGGTGCCCCGGCTCCCAGATCAGGCGTACGAAGGTGCTGAAGCGCTGGTTCTCGCGTTCTACGGGGATGCCGGTGACGATGCCCACGAGCAGGTTGTCCGCGATGCCCACGCGCATCTGCGGGCGTATCGTCATGTCGAAGTCGCCCTCCTCCACGCTCTTGTTGAGCTCCACGCCCACGAAGTTGCGCGTGCCCGTGATCATGTAGTGCAGGCTGGTGTTGATGTCGTACCGGATGTGGGGGCGATGGGCCTTGCGGTCCTGCATGATGTGCGGCCCGGTGTACACCAAGGTGTGGAGGTTGTCGCCCCAGCGCTTGGCGGCTGCCACGAAGGGGTTGAAGATGTTGCCGGTGATGAGGTCGGCGCGCCGGTCGCCGAGGTCGGGCAGCACCAGTTCGTTGATGTACCCGAGGGCCATCGAGGCCTTGGCCCGCTCCGCCACGAGGAAGGTCCACTGCGCCGCCAGCTTCAGGCTCTCCACGCGGTCGGGCGGGCGTGACGCCTCCCGGCCGTTGCGCTGCGGCGCATACAGCGTAACGGGCACCTCGATCTCAAGGCCCAGGCGGTCCACCGGCGCGAATTCGTACTCCACCAGCATCTGGTAGGTGTCGTAGCCCAGGTTGTCCGTGAGTCCCAGGCCCGCATTCCATTCGCGCTCGCCCTTGCGCGCGCCCAGGTCGCGGATCAGGTCGATGAAGAGCGGCTCGGCGTGCAGCAGCTTGGGCTTCCCCGGCGCGTCCTCCACTTCGCTGATGTAGAGGCTGTCGAGCGCGTCGCCATCCGGGGCCACCGGATCCTGCGCGTATGCGCTGAGCGCGGCCAGCACCCCGGCGCAAGCAGAACATCGAACGAGCATGCCCGCGAAAAAAGGCCCGTTCGGTCACGCAGGCGCGGCTGTTCAGTTTTTTTCACGGCCGTGCTCAGGCAAGCTGTAAGGCGCTGAGCATCGGTATGGATCCGGTCTGGGTCCCGCACGACCCATGGCTCCGAAAGGGCTCCAGGGCGACGGGGCCTCACGGACATCCCTCGCCTCACCCTTTCAGGCCCACCCGCACGCCGGTGAACTGCCGGCGCTTCACGCTGTAGCAGTAGCCCTTGCTGATGATGTGCACCTTCATGCCCTCGATGCTGAAGGGCTCGCCCTCGCCCACGTCGGCGTAGTCGCTGTAGGTGATGTCGTGGCCATCGAAGATCATCACCTGGCCGCTGCCGACGGTCTCCAGCATGTCGGCGCCGGTGATCACCACGCCGGTGTCCTCGCCCAGGCCGATGCCGATGGCCGAGGGGTTGGCGGCCACGGCCTGGGTGAGGCGGCTGAAACGACCGCGCTCCACGAAATGGCTGTCGATGATCACGTCGTGGATGAGGGCCGCCCCGGTGGTCATCTTCACCCCGCCCTTGATGAGGCCGCTGCTGCTGTGGCCCTGGTAGATCATGGTGCTGCTCATGCACATGGCGCCCGCGCTGGTGCCGGCGATCACGAAACCCGCCTCCTCGTGGTAGCGGCGCTGCATGAGCCGCAGGAAGGCCGTGCCGCCGAAGATGGTGGTGAGGCGCAGCTGGTTGCCGCCGCTCATCATCACGCCATCGGCCTTGGCCAGCCGCTTGATCATGTCGGGCTTCACATCGCTGCGCTCCCGGATGTCGAGCACATCGATGTTGGTGGCGCCCAGCCGGCCGAAGGCGGCGATGTAGTTCTCCCCCACCTCTTCGGGGATGCTGCTGGCGCTGGTGATCACCGCGATCCGCTTCTGCGGCCCCCCGATCTCGTCCACCACGCGCCGCAGGATGCCCTCCTCGATGAAGCTGTGGGTGTAGACCTTGGTGTTGTGGCCGCCCTCCGGTTCCTGGCCCTTGTCCTCGTTGCCGCCGATGGCGATGAGCTTTCCCTTGGGTGTCATGCAGTTGGATTTCCCCCGCCCCAGGCCGCCAAAGTAGAGGACCGGCCGGAACCCGTGAGCCCCGGGTGGCCGAAGTATGAACAAGGGACCTTGCTATATTGGTCCGGCTCGGTTGCTGAGCCCGGCTTACCCCGGTCTGCAACCGGCAACCCCCAACTCCGGACAAGCACCTTAACCTATGCGCATCCTCGAGCTAAAGGCCATGCGTGGCCCCAACCATTGGTCCGTCCGCCGCCACCACCTCATCATCATGCGGCTCGACATCCAGGACCTGGAGGAGAAGCCCACCGACAAGATCCCCGGCTTCTACGAGCGCATCACCACGCTGCTTCCCAGCACGTACAGCCACCGTTGCAGCGAGGAGCACGAGGGCGGTTTCTGGGAACGCATCAAGCGCGGCACCTGGATGGGCCATGTGATCGAGCACATCGCCCTGGAGATCCAGACCCTGGCCGGCATGGAGACCGGGTTCGGTCGCACCCGCAGCACCAGCGAGCGCGGCGTGTACAACGTGGTCTTCAGCTACATCGAGGAGCCCGTGGGGTTGTTCGCGGCCAAGTCGGCCGTGCGCATCGCCCAGGCCCTGATCGATGGCACGCCCTACGACCTGGAGGCGGACATCCAGCAGATGCGCGAGATCCGCGAGGAGAGCCGACTGGGCCCCAGCACCGGCAGCATCGTGCAGGAGGCCGTGAGCCGCGGCATCCCCTACCTGCGCCTCAACGGTCAGAGCCTCGTGCAGCTGGGGCATGGCGTCCACCAGAAACGCATCCGCGCCACCATCACGAGCAAGACCAGCAACATCGGCGTGGAGATCGCCTGCGACAAGGAGGAGACCAAGCAGCTGCTGGAGAGCTACGAGATTCCCGTGCCCAAGGGCCGCGTGGTGCGCACCGAGGAAGGGCTGAAGGATGCCTTGGAAGTGGTGGGCTACCCCTGCGTCATCAAGCCCATCGGCGGCAACCACGGCCGTGGCGCCACCATCGGCATCAAGAGATGGGAGGAGGCCGTGCCCGCGCTGGCCAAGGCCAAGGAGATCAGCCGCAGCGTGATCGTGGAGCGCTACATCACCGGCCTCGACCATCGCCTGCTCGTGATCAACCACCAGTTCGTGGCCGCTGCCAAGCGCACGCCGGCCTGCGTCATCGGCGATGGAAAGAGCACCATCGCCCAGCTGGTGGCCGAAGTGAACAAGGACCCCCGCCGCGGCTTCGGCCATGAGAAGGTGCTCACGCAGATCGACATCGACGATGCCACCGAGAAGATCCTCGCCAAGCTGGGCATGACGGTGGACAGCGTGCCCACGAAGGACGAGGTGGTGTACCTGAAGGCCACCGCCAACCTCAGCACCGGCGGCACCGCCACGGATGTCACGGAGATCGTGCACCCCTACAACGTCTTCATGGCCGAGCGCATCTCGCGCATCATCGACCTCGACATCTGCGGCATCGACATCATGACGGACGACATCACGCAGCCGCTCACCGAGACCGGCGGCGCGGTGCTGGAGGTGAACGCCGCGCCCGGCTTCCGCATGCACCTGGAGCCCACCGAAGGCATCGGCCGCAACGTGGCCGAACCCGTGGTGGACATGCTCTTCCCGCCCGGCGCGCCCAGCCGCATCCCCATCATCGCCATCACCGGCACCAACGGCAAGACCACCACCACGCGCCTCACCGCCCACATCATGCGCAGCGTGAACTACAAGGTGGGCATGACGTGCAGCGACGGCGTGTACATCATGAACCGCATGCTGATGAAGGGCGATTGCACCGGCCCGGCCAGCGCGCAGTTCGTGCTGAAGGACCCGCTGGTGGACATGGCCGTGCTGGAAACGGCGCGCGGCGGCATGCTGCGCAGCGGCCTCGGCTTCGAGCATTGCGATGTGGGCATCTGCACCAACGTGGCCGCCGACCACCTCGGATTGAAGGACATCAACACCCTGGAGGAGCTGGCCCACGTGAAGAGCACCGTGCCGCGCAGTGTGCGCAAGGACGGCTACGCCATCCTCAACGCCGACGATGAGCTGGTGATGGCCATGCGCAAGCAGTGCGATTGCAGGATCGCCCTCTTCAGCCTCGACGAGAACAACCGCCTGATCCGCCAGCACTGCAAGCTCGGTGGACTGGCCGCCATCTACGAGAACGGCTTCATCACCATCAGCAAGGGCGAGTGGAAATTGCGCATCGAGAAGGCCGTGAACGTGCCGCTCACCTACGGCGGCAAGGCGGTGTTCAACGTCCAGAACATCCTCCCCGCCGTGCTCGCCGCCTACACGCAGGGCGTGAAGATCGAGGAGCTGCGCCAGGCCCTGATGACCTTCGTGCCTTCACCGGCGCAGACGCCCGGCCGCCTCAACCTCTTCCAGTTCCGCAACTTCCAGGTGGTGGTCGATTACGCCCACAACCCGCACGGCTTCGAGGCGCTGGGCCGCTTCCTCAGCAAGGTGCCCGACACGCCCAAGATCGGCGTCATCGCCGGCGTGGGCGACCGCCGCGACGAGGACACCGTGAACCTGGGCAAGCTCAGCGCCCGCATGTTCGACGAGATCATCATCCGTCAGGACCGCAACCTGCGCGGCAAGACCGACGATGAGATCATCGCGCTGCTGGTGAAGGGCATCCACGAGGTGGACCCCAACAAGCCCTTCAAGATCATGAAGAAGGAGGAGGAGGCCATCCGCCACGCCATCGGCACCGCGCCGAAAGGCGCCTTCGTGGTGCTCTGCAGCGACGTGGTGCCCGATGCCCTGGAGCTGGTGCTGAAGCTGAAGGAGCAGGACGAACAGGTGGCCTTCAGCAAGGAGGACATTCCCAATAGGAATAAGGAGTTGGTGGGGTGATACAGATGAGTTCCGAGGAGAAGCGCGCTGTAGAGTATTTGCGTCGGGTTAAGGACCACATCTACCGCATTCCTATCGAGGATCTTGAGCGGGAGCTCTGGCAATTTGTCCCTGTGGTTCCCATTGCTATGCTTATAGCGGATAGGCTGCCGGTTCCTCAGAACTACGAGGGAAATGGTCACTGGCTCTTCCGTGCACAAGGCAATTCAGAAGCAGAGCCCGTTTTCAAGCATGTGGAACGACTATCAATTTGTCCTGACTATCATGCGCAGCACATCGCAGCGGGGAGGTGTAATAGAGCAAGGCAACCGTTGTTCTATGCGTGCAATCAGTACACATCCGCATGCTTGGAAGCTCTGACCCGAGGGTTTCGTGATACGCCTCCTAACGGAGTCAACGTAACCTGCGGACAGTGGGGCATAAGGGAGCCGCTTGTTTTGGCGAGGATTGGATATGATCATGCCGCACTGCAAAAGGCAATGCACATTGACCCGGTAAGATATCAGAGCATGATTGAGGAAACTCAGGGGCAGAAGGATCATGTGAGGCAAGGCTTCGCACTCAGCGGCGCGATGGACCCTGAGGTGGCATTGGAGATGCTTGAGATATTTACATCTGAGTTTGCCAAGACGAGAGTAGAGTCAGACGGTGACTACAGCCTTTCGATACTTTACGCAGATAGGGTATTGAACCATAGCCGAACTCCTGATGGCGGCTTGTTCGATGGAGTTGTTTACCCCAGTGTTAGCTCTGCATACCAAGAGCTCAACGTGGCCCTGCATCCGCGAGCAATGAAGAAGATCGGTTTCAGGTATGCGTACATGAGCACGATGGCCCACTTCGAAGAGCAGAACGTCGTGCGCCCAATACCGTTGGATTGGCAGGTTGTGGCCGACACATGCGGTACTCTCCTTTGGAAGAAAGTTTAGACAATGCCCATTGGCTTCAAGCAGAGCCTATTTCACATATGCTCTTCTCCAGAGCAGGAAGACGCTG
Protein-coding regions in this window:
- a CDS encoding HAEPLYID family protein — protein: MLVRCSACAGVLAALSAYAQDPVAPDGDALDSLYISEVEDAPGKPKLLHAEPLFIDLIRDLGARKGEREWNAGLGLTDNLGYDTYQMLVEYEFAPVDRLGLEIEVPVTLYAPQRNGREASRPPDRVESLKLAAQWTFLVAERAKASMALGYINELVLPDLGDRRADLITGNIFNPFVAAAKRWGDNLHTLVYTGPHIMQDRKAHRPHIRYDINTSLHYMITGTRNFVGVELNKSVEEGDFDMTIRPQMRVGIADNLLVGIVTGIPVERENQRFSTFVRLIWEPGHRHGTH
- a CDS encoding phosphatase PAP2 family protein, with translation MHWPRPGLKLRALSLLLIGTSVHAQTRHDLRWGREAMIVGVGLGLNTSGLLLAQRPRPEAIRPGPVPSIDRVSTRLWHPQASRASDALFGIAAGAAVLGAIRNQHGEQPLLPVAIIAQSTLLSIGLTTTVKELVRRPRPYLHNSDVPPSLHDARKDHLSFWSGHTANTAAITFACASLVQHSDAPRGWRTAAWIAAAGAPALMGYLRIRAGKHFPTDVIAGYAVGTAVGLGTAYFHRQPK
- a CDS encoding DUF3817 domain-containing protein, whose amino-acid sequence is MNDEPTIRRFRTVALAEGISFLLLLFIAMPLKYIAGMPLAVKYVGWAHGVLFVGYWVAAVPLFTKLKWDAERVVGLGLASVLPFGTFVLERKWLR
- a CDS encoding cyanophycinase, which encodes MTPKGKLIAIGGNEDKGQEPEGGHNTKVYTHSFIEEGILRRVVDEIGGPQKRIAVITSASSIPEEVGENYIAAFGRLGATNIDVLDIRERSDVKPDMIKRLAKADGVMMSGGNQLRLTTIFGGTAFLRLMQRRYHEEAGFVIAGTSAGAMCMSSTMIYQGHSSSGLIKGGVKMTTGAALIHDVIIDSHFVERGRFSRLTQAVAANPSAIGIGLGEDTGVVITGADMLETVGSGQVMIFDGHDITYSDYADVGEGEPFSIEGMKVHIISKGYCYSVKRRQFTGVRVGLKG
- a CDS encoding AI-2E family transporter, translating into MPATDALLRYVLVLAAVALSVTVLHFGRDLLLLILASGLFAFLLLPFARRMERVMPRWVAALLATITLLAVVLGVFFVIGWQLARFGQELPALQERFAAKGDQLLGWIEARTELDRREQIAWFNAHVSEFANWGGKAALSLFSGTGAVLTVVAPIPFFVFLLLLLKDRFRTFFLRLGTTREGAVLDVMVRISGLSRKYLGGVLTVAAIFGALCSLGFLAIGLKYAVLLGFLLAILNVVPYVGALAGSLLPVFVALVTRDSALHAASALAVVLVVQFLDNNVITPKVVGSSVSINPLASLVALFGFGALWGVAGMLLAIPITGMLKVVCDSIPSLQPWGYLLGEEIETPKEKRLHLRFKRKAAEPPKPAPPR
- a CDS encoding RES domain-containing protein, which gives rise to MLIADRLPVPQNYEGNGHWLFRAQGNSEAEPVFKHVERLSICPDYHAQHIAAGRCNRARQPLFYACNQYTSACLEALTRGFRDTPPNGVNVTCGQWGIREPLVLARIGYDHAALQKAMHIDPVRYQSMIEETQGQKDHVRQGFALSGAMDPEVALEMLEIFTSEFAKTRVESDGDYSLSILYADRVLNHSRTPDGGLFDGVVYPSVSSAYQELNVALHPRAMKKIGFRYAYMSTMAHFEEQNVVRPIPLDWQVVADTCGTLLWKKV
- the cphA gene encoding cyanophycin synthetase, with product MRILELKAMRGPNHWSVRRHHLIIMRLDIQDLEEKPTDKIPGFYERITTLLPSTYSHRCSEEHEGGFWERIKRGTWMGHVIEHIALEIQTLAGMETGFGRTRSTSERGVYNVVFSYIEEPVGLFAAKSAVRIAQALIDGTPYDLEADIQQMREIREESRLGPSTGSIVQEAVSRGIPYLRLNGQSLVQLGHGVHQKRIRATITSKTSNIGVEIACDKEETKQLLESYEIPVPKGRVVRTEEGLKDALEVVGYPCVIKPIGGNHGRGATIGIKRWEEAVPALAKAKEISRSVIVERYITGLDHRLLVINHQFVAAAKRTPACVIGDGKSTIAQLVAEVNKDPRRGFGHEKVLTQIDIDDATEKILAKLGMTVDSVPTKDEVVYLKATANLSTGGTATDVTEIVHPYNVFMAERISRIIDLDICGIDIMTDDITQPLTETGGAVLEVNAAPGFRMHLEPTEGIGRNVAEPVVDMLFPPGAPSRIPIIAITGTNGKTTTTRLTAHIMRSVNYKVGMTCSDGVYIMNRMLMKGDCTGPASAQFVLKDPLVDMAVLETARGGMLRSGLGFEHCDVGICTNVAADHLGLKDINTLEELAHVKSTVPRSVRKDGYAILNADDELVMAMRKQCDCRIALFSLDENNRLIRQHCKLGGLAAIYENGFITISKGEWKLRIEKAVNVPLTYGGKAVFNVQNILPAVLAAYTQGVKIEELRQALMTFVPSPAQTPGRLNLFQFRNFQVVVDYAHNPHGFEALGRFLSKVPDTPKIGVIAGVGDRRDEDTVNLGKLSARMFDEIIIRQDRNLRGKTDDEIIALLVKGIHEVDPNKPFKIMKKEEEAIRHAIGTAPKGAFVVLCSDVVPDALELVLKLKEQDEQVAFSKEDIPNRNKELVG
- a CDS encoding serine hydrolase, translated to MRYALLLPLALLLSGCTIGRFFVWNFADIRDHRKFPSRPLAAAAEPFRYAAAPQEKAPRYKVEDGKEIPFDTWLKDHRTVAFLVIRRDTIVYERYFKGYDTAQVHPSFSMAKSVVSMLIGTAIADGYIRDVQQPVTEFIPELKAHGFDKVTIEHVLQMTSGIDFTESYVNPFGTVAKFYYGRDLTKYTLKLKLKREPGTKWEYVSGDTQLLGLLLTRALRMKGDERTLTRYLSDRLWTPLGMEYASSWSIDRKKDGIEKAFCCINAPARDFAKLGSLYLKKGQWRGEQLVPRDWVETSIKPSREQGGAGFYRYQWWLPSAEGDFCAEGILGQYVYVDPQRELVMVRLGSGNAGLDWTQVFRSMAPAY
- a CDS encoding YtxH domain-containing protein, coding for MDHQRGSGLLAFLGGAAVGAVVGLLLAPRSGKETRERIVKRAEDARDDLDELIDKAREEWGKARGRAASTATLTKEEVNDLIRFLFEEGKDLAGRIRDDVKTSTDATAERVRHAADHIRHGAN
- a CDS encoding isoaspartyl peptidase/L-asparaginase, which gives rise to MTLERMSTIALAVHGGAGTIARELMTPAREKAYRDALELALRRGHAVLAAGGAALDAVEAAVRALEDSPHFNAGRGSVFNADGQHEMDASLMSGADLRAGAVASVQNVKNPITLARRVMEKSNHVLISGLGAFEFAHKQKVELEDDQYFFDQFRYDQWKETVGTDVYRLDHSDKEKKFGTVGAVARDAQGHLAAATSTGGMTNKKWQRIGDSPIIGAGTYANDATCAVSCTGHGESFIRAVAAHDVHALMAYKGLSLAEAVRVVVHEKLPPLDGDGGLIAMDRNGSIVLDFNCSGMYRGQVGADGVFQTAIFR